The genomic window CGGCATCGAGTTCATGCACATCCAGGAGCCGAAGGAGCGCAAGTGGCTCCAGGACCGGGTGGAGCGTCCGCGCCCCGCTCCGGAGCGCGAGGAGCAGCTGCGGATCCTCCGCCGCCTCAACGCCGCCGAGGCGTTCGAGACGTTCCTGCAGACCAAGTACGTCGGCCAGAAGCGGTTCTCGCTGGAGGGCGGCGAGTCCGTCATCCCGCTGCTCGACGCGGTCATCGACTCCGCCGCCGAGGCCCGCCTCGACGAGGTCGTCATCGGCATGGCCCACCGCGGCCGGCTGAACGTCCTGGCGAACATCGTGGGCAAGTCGTACGCCCAGATCTTCCGGGAGTTCGAGGGCAACCTCGACCCGCGGTCGATGCACGGCTCCGGCGACGTCAAGTACCACCTGGGCGCCGAGGGCACCTTCACCGGTCTGGACGGCGAGCAGATCAAGGTCTCGCTGGCCGCCAACCCCTCGCACCTGGAGGCGGTCGACCCGGTCCTGGAGGGCATCGCCCGCGCCAAGCAGGACATCATCAACAAGGGCGGCACGGACTTCACGGTCCTGCCCGTCGCGCTCCACGGCGACGCGGCCTTCGCGGGCCAGGGCGTCGTCGCCGAGACGCTCAACATGTCCCAGCTGCGCGGCTACCGCACCGGCGGCACCGTGCACGTGGTGATCAACAACCAGGTCGGCTTCACCGCCGCCCCGGAGTCCTCGCGTTCGTCCATGTACGCCACGGACGTGGCGCGCATGATCGAGGCGCCGATCATCCACGTCAACGGCGACGACCCGGAGGCCGTGGTCCGCGTCGCGCGGCTCGCCTTCGAGTACCGGCAGACGTTCAACAAGGACGTCGTGATCGACCTCATCTGCTACCGCCGCCGCGGTCACAACGAGGGCGACAACCCGGAGTTCACCAACCCGCAGATGTACACCCTGATCGACAAGAAGCGCTCGGTGCGCAAGCTCTACACCGAGTCCCTCATCGGTCGCGGCGACATCACGCTGGAAGAGGCCGAGCAGGCGCTCCAGGACTTCCAGGGCCAGCTGGAGAAGGTCTTCGCGGAGGTCCGCGAGGCCACCTCCGCGCCGTCCCAGCCGCATGTCCCGGACGTCCAGGCCGAGTTCCCCGTGGCGGTGAACACCGCGATCTCCTCGGAGGTCGTGAAGCTGATCGCCGAGTCCCAGGTCAACATCCCCGACGAGATCACCGTCCACCCCCGTCTGATGCCGCAGATGCAGCGTCGCGCGGCCTCCGTGGAGAACGGCACGATCGACTGGGGCATGGGCGAGACCCTGGCCATCGGCTCGCTGCTCATGGAGGGCACCCCGGTCCGGCTCGCCGGCCAGGACACCCGCCGCGGCACGTTCGGCCAGCGTCACGCCGTCCTCGTCGACCAGAAGACCGGCGAGGACTACACCCCGCTGCTCTACCTGTCGGACGACCAGGCCCGTTACAACGTCTACGACTCGCTCCTCAGCGAGTACGCGGCGATGGGCTTCGAGTACGGCTACTCGCTGGCCCGTCCGGAGTCGCTGGTCATCTGGGAGGCGCAGTTCGGTGACTTCGTCAACGGCGCCCAGACCGTCGTCGACGAGTTCATCTCCTCGGCCGAGCAGAAGTGGGGCCAGACGTCCGGCGTCACCCTGCTGCTGCCGCACGGCTACGAGGGTCAGGGGCCGGACCACTCCTCCGCCCGCCCGGAGCGTTTCCTGCAGATGTGCGCGCAGGACAACATGACGGTCGCGATGCCGACGCTCCCGTCGAACTACTTCCACCTCCTGCGGTGGCAGGTGCACAACCCGCACCACAAGCCGCTGATCGTCTTCACCCCGAAGTCGATGCTGCGCCTCAAGGCCGCGGCCTCGAAGGCGGAGGAGTTCACCACCGGCGGCTTCCGCCCGGTCATCGGTGACGAGTCGGTCAACGCCGAGGCGGTCCGCAAGGTCGTCTTCTGCGCGGGCAAGCTCTACTACGACCTGGACGCAGAGCGCGAGAAGCGCGGTGACACGGAGACGGCGATCATCCGCCTGGAGCGGCTGTACCCGCTGCCGGGTGCGGAGATCCAGGCCGAGATCGCCAAGTACCCGAACGCCGAGAAGTACCTCTGGGCCCAGGAGGAGCCGGCGAACCAGGGTGCGTGGCCGTTCATCGCGCTCAACCTGATCGACCACCTGGACCTGGCCGTGGGCGCCGACGTGCCGCACGGTGAGCGCCTGCGCCGCATCTCGCGCCGGCACGGCTCGTCCCCGGCGGTCGGTTCGGCCAAGCGTCACCAGGCCGAGCAGGCACAGCTGGTCGCCGAGGTCTTCGAGGCCTGATCAGCCGCTGTACGCCACCGAGGGCCCGGCTCCGCGAGATCTTCGCGGGGCCGGGTCCTCGGTTTTCCGGGCCTCGTTATTCTTGTGCCATGTACTTCACGGACCGTGGCATCGAGGAACTGGAGAAGCGGCGCGGCGAGGAGGAGGTCACCTTCGAGTGGCTCGCCGAGCAGCTTCGTACGTTCGTCGACCTCAACCCCGACTTCGAGGTCCCCGTCGAGCGCCTCGCGACCTGGCTCGCGCGCCTGGACGACGACGAGGACGAGTAGTCACCGGCCGGAGCTCCAGGCGCCTCCCGCCCTCCCCCTGAAGCGGTCGTACGCGAAGCCCAGCAGCCCTTGCACCAGCAGCAACAAGCCCGCCGCGGCCCAGCCCCCGCTGCGCCGGCGCGCACCCCACAGGGTGAGAGGCAGCCCGGCGGCCACCTGTGCCGCGGCGATCGCGCGGGCCCTCGGCCCGAGCACCCAGGGGCCGAGGCTCCCACTCTCCACGGTGTCCAGTTCCACGCGAACGGCGTCCCGCCAGCCGGCCCATTCGATCTGTACCGCCTGCGGCAGGATTCCGGCGACCGAGCGCAGCCGGTCGGCGGATTCGCCGGGTGAGAGTCCGGGCGGCAGCTCCACCCCGGTCCGGCTCAGCACGGCCAGCAGCCCGCGCAGCCGGGTATCGGCGTCCGCCTCCGGGTCCGCACGGGTGAGCCCCTCCAGTACCTGGACGTCGAGGACGGGGTCGAGGCCCAGCCGGACGGCGAACGTCCGCATGGCCTCGTCCTCACCGACGGGCGTGCCGTCGGTCAGCCAGGTGTAGCCGACCGGCCGCCGGAAGCCGGCGGCGAGGGTGTATCCGGACCGGTCGCCGTCCCACCACAGGGCGAGCACCGGCCAGGTGGAGGCCACCGCCAGGGCGGTGGCCCAGCCGCCGACGACCCGGTCGACGGGCTCGGCCCCGGCTCCGGCACCCCCGGCGCCCGGCGATCCGTCCCTGCGCCAGGGCTTCCCCTCGGGGACGAGCACGCTCCAGCCGTCCCCCGCGGGCACGAGCGACATGCCCTCCTGCAGGAGGTGGGCCACGGGCCGTACGGTCTGGGGGCCGGCCCGGCACAGCAGCAGGGCGCCCACGGATGTCGCGGTCATGCTCCATACGCTAGGGCAATTTGCCCCGCTATGAACGAATCGCGAGGCGCCGCGACTTCACGCCCGCTCCCCGTGCCGCCACCCCCTTGACTTCTCGAAACCGCGATATATCGTGTTCTTGAGAAGACGCGATATGTTGCGTCTACGCCACCCAGCGGGAGGTCAGATCCATGCCCGAGTCGACGTGGACCGTCGCCGAGCCCCAGAAGCTCACCTTCGACGAGCCGGTCACCGCACTCAAGGTGCGCATCGTCGACGGCGTGATCAATGTCGTCGGCACCGACGAGCCGACAGCCCGGCTGGAGGTGTCCGGGATCGACGGTCCGCCCTTGATCGTCACGCAGCGGGACGGCGTGCTGACCGTCGCCTACGAGGATCTGCCGTGGCAGGGACTCCTCACCTGGCTCGACCGCAGGTCCTCGCGGCGCAGTGCCGCCGTGTCCCTCGCCGTCCCGGCGGGCGCGGCCGTGGAAGTGGGCGTGATCGGCGCCGATGCCGTCGTCTCGGGCATCCGGGGGCGCACGGAACTCCGGGGCATCTCCGGCGACAGCACCCTGGTCGGGCTCGACGGAGTCGTCCGCGCCGAGACCGTGTCCGGCGGCCTGGAGGCGCAGAACGTCACCGGTGACCTCCGGTTCCAGTCCGTGTCGGGCGATCTGACGGTCGTCGACGGTGCGGGCACCTCGGTGCGGGCGGAGTCCGTCACAGGCCACATGGTCCTCGACCTGGATACCTCACCGAGGCCGACGGACATCAGGCTGACCTCGGTCTCCGGCGCGATCGCCATCCGTCTGCCTCACCCGGCGGACGCGAAGGTCGAGGCGAACACGGCGAGCGGCACCGTCTCCAACGCTTTCGAGGACCTGCGGGTCGGCGGCCAGTGGGGAGCGAAGAAGATCACCGGCACACTCGGTGCGGGCACGGGCAAGCTGAAGGCGACGACCGTCTCGGGCTCCATCGCGCTCCTGCGCCGCCCACCCGCGCAGGACGAGTCCCACGACAGCGAGCCGACCGGAAAGGTGCTCTGACATGCCCCCCGTATTCGCCCACGGCCGTCTGCGCCTCTACCTCCTCAAGCTGCTGGACGAGGCCCCCCGCCACGGCTACGAGGTGATCAGGCTTCTGGAGGAGCGATTCCAGGGTCTGTACGCACCGTCGGCCGGCACGGTCTATCCGCGGCTCGCGAAGCTGGAGGCGGAGGGCCTGGTCACCCACGCCACCGAGGGCGGCCGCAAGGTCTATTCGATCACCGACGCGGGGCGGGCCGAGCTGGCGGGCCGGGGCGGCGAGCTGGCCGATCTGGAGCTGGAGATCCGCGAGTCGGTCTCGGAGCTGGCCGCCGAGATACGCGACGACGTGCGCGGCGCGGCGGGGCAGCTCCGCAGTGAGATGCGCGCGGCGGCCTCCGAGTCCCGCCGCCCCTCCGGCAGCGGCCGGTCCGGCTGGGACCCCGGCCCGGGCGACAAGGAGGCCTGGCGGACGGCGAAGGAGGAGCTGCGCAAGGCCAAGCAGGAGTGGAAGGAACAGGCCCGCAGAGCGAAGGACGAGTCCCGCCGCGCCCGTGAGGACGCCGAGCAGGCCCGCCGTCAGGCCAAGGAGGCACACGAGAAGGCGCGGGAGCAGATGCAGAACGCCGCCCGGCAGGTGCAGGAGCACTTCGCGCGGGGCGACTGGCCCAAGGGCGTACAGGAAGGGCTGGCCGAGATCACCAGCCGGCTCGGCAGCTTCGCGGGCACGGGCACCTGGCCGCATTACACCAGGCCCGCCCCGGAGGAGCCGCACGTCGAGTGGGCGGCCGACGCCGCGTCCAGCGGCGATCCCGGCCGGGACCTGGACCGGCTCCTGGACCGCTTCCGCGACGACATCCGGGACGCGGCGCGGGACAGGGGCGTCACCGAGGACCAGCTCGCCGAGGCTCGTAGCCATCTGTCGGCGGCCGCGACACGGATCGAAGCCCTTCTGCGGGCACCTGCGGGCACAGACGGCGCATCCCGGGACCACAACGGCTCCTGACCGCGCACCAAGCCGGCGTCCCGGCCCACCCGGCGGGCCCTGGTGCCCGCCGGGCCCCGGCGACCGGGTCCCGGCCCGACGGGCGGACGCGGACCGGTCCGCCCGTCAGATCAGCCGGCCATGGCCTGCCCGTGTCCGTCGCCTCCGTAGAGTGCGCGCTCCACAGTCGTGTACGTCGCACCGTGGTCGGCGAGCACCTCGGCGACCACTCCGGGGCAGGCCGTCAGCGCGAGCAACAGGTGTTCCTCGCCGATGAAGCGGTCACGACGGCCCAGGGCGATGCGCAGCGACTTCTCCAGCACGCTCTTCGCTCCGGCCGTGAAAGGCCGTTGCGCCGACCACCATCGGCGGCTCCTGCGGTCCCCCGCAAGGACGCCTGCGCCGTGCGCGTCCTCGACCCGGGCCACGACCTCGGTGACGTCGATGCCGAGGTCCGCGAGTGCCTCCGTGTCGGCCTTGGTGAGCCCGCCGCGGCGACGCGTCTCCGCGAACGCCGCCTCGATCGAGGCCCTGCGATCGGTGAGCCCGAGCGCGGCCACGGCGAACGAGGCCCGGCTGCCCTCCTGGTCCAGCAAGGAGAACAGCAGGTACTCCTCCGTGATCGCGCCCGCTCCGGCCCGCTCGGCGTGGGTCACGGCGCCCGTCACCGCGGCCCGGGCCCCCTTGGTGAACCGCTCGAACATCAATGCCTCCCGTACTTCTTGTGCACGGCCTGCCTGCTGACACCCAGCTCGGCAGCGATCTCCTGCCAGGACCAGCCCTTCGCGCGGGCGCTTCTCACCTGGACGGCTTCGAGTTGTTCCAGCAGCCGCCGCAGCGCGGCGACCGCGCGGAGCCCGACACGCGGGTCGTGGTCGCCGGCACGGGCGGCAAGGTCCGTCGCTTCGGTCATGACGTCAACTTACGTTGACACGACAGCCATGTCAACCAGGATTGACAGGATCGGTGGCGAGGCGCGCGTGGCGCTCCACGTCGTAGCGCTCGCTCCCGTAGCGGAGTTTCGCGCGCTCGATGCCCTCCAGGGCGAAACCGGCCCGCAGGGCGACGGCGCAGGAGGCGGAATTGTTCGCACGGTGCCCGAGTTCGAGCCGGTGGAGCCCCAGTTCGGCGAAGGCCGGGCCATCTCCTCCGCGGCGAAGG from Streptomyces sp. NBC_01341 includes these protein-coding regions:
- a CDS encoding helix-turn-helix domain-containing protein codes for the protein MTEATDLAARAGDHDPRVGLRAVAALRRLLEQLEAVQVRSARAKGWSWQEIAAELGVSRQAVHKKYGRH
- a CDS encoding DUF6104 family protein; this translates as MYFTDRGIEELEKRRGEEEVTFEWLAEQLRTFVDLNPDFEVPVERLATWLARLDDDEDE
- a CDS encoding DUF4097 family beta strand repeat-containing protein, giving the protein MPESTWTVAEPQKLTFDEPVTALKVRIVDGVINVVGTDEPTARLEVSGIDGPPLIVTQRDGVLTVAYEDLPWQGLLTWLDRRSSRRSAAVSLAVPAGAAVEVGVIGADAVVSGIRGRTELRGISGDSTLVGLDGVVRAETVSGGLEAQNVTGDLRFQSVSGDLTVVDGAGTSVRAESVTGHMVLDLDTSPRPTDIRLTSVSGAIAIRLPHPADAKVEANTASGTVSNAFEDLRVGGQWGAKKITGTLGAGTGKLKATTVSGSIALLRRPPAQDESHDSEPTGKVL
- a CDS encoding PadR family transcriptional regulator; this translates as MPPVFAHGRLRLYLLKLLDEAPRHGYEVIRLLEERFQGLYAPSAGTVYPRLAKLEAEGLVTHATEGGRKVYSITDAGRAELAGRGGELADLELEIRESVSELAAEIRDDVRGAAGQLRSEMRAAASESRRPSGSGRSGWDPGPGDKEAWRTAKEELRKAKQEWKEQARRAKDESRRAREDAEQARRQAKEAHEKAREQMQNAARQVQEHFARGDWPKGVQEGLAEITSRLGSFAGTGTWPHYTRPAPEEPHVEWAADAASSGDPGRDLDRLLDRFRDDIRDAARDRGVTEDQLAEARSHLSAAATRIEALLRAPAGTDGASRDHNGS
- a CDS encoding Clp protease N-terminal domain-containing protein, whose amino-acid sequence is MFERFTKGARAAVTGAVTHAERAGAGAITEEYLLFSLLDQEGSRASFAVAALGLTDRRASIEAAFAETRRRGGLTKADTEALADLGIDVTEVVARVEDAHGAGVLAGDRRSRRWWSAQRPFTAGAKSVLEKSLRIALGRRDRFIGEEHLLLALTACPGVVAEVLADHGATYTTVERALYGGDGHGQAMAG
- a CDS encoding multifunctional oxoglutarate decarboxylase/oxoglutarate dehydrogenase thiamine pyrophosphate-binding subunit/dihydrolipoyllysine-residue succinyltransferase subunit; its protein translation is MSSQSPSNSSISTDQEAGSGSNPAAAFGPNEWLVDEIYQQYLQDPSSVDRAWWDFFADYKPGASGTADKPVTAPAGAVTPPQATTVANTVDHTAPAQAAPQAPAAPAAAPAPPPPAAAPAAKAAAPAPAPAAPAAPAKAAPAAAPAAAKIDAPAEAPAGPEYVTLRGPSAAVAKNMNASLELPTATSVRAVPVKLLFDNRIVINNHLKRARGGKISFTHLIGYAMVQALKAMPSMNYSFAVKDGKPTLVKPEHVNLGLAIDLVKPNGDRQLVVAAIKKAETLNFFEFWQAYEDIVRRARVGKLGMDDFSGVTASLTNPGGIGTVHSVPRLMPGQGLIMGVGAMDYPAEFQGTSQDTLNKLGISKVMTLTSTYDHRVIQGAASGEFLRVLSQLLLGENEFYDEIFKALRIPYEPVRWLRDIDASHDDDVTKAARVFELIHSYRVRGHVMADTDPLEYRQRKHPDLDITEHGLTLWDLERDFAVGGFAGKTMMKLRDILGVLRESYCRTTGIEFMHIQEPKERKWLQDRVERPRPAPEREEQLRILRRLNAAEAFETFLQTKYVGQKRFSLEGGESVIPLLDAVIDSAAEARLDEVVIGMAHRGRLNVLANIVGKSYAQIFREFEGNLDPRSMHGSGDVKYHLGAEGTFTGLDGEQIKVSLAANPSHLEAVDPVLEGIARAKQDIINKGGTDFTVLPVALHGDAAFAGQGVVAETLNMSQLRGYRTGGTVHVVINNQVGFTAAPESSRSSMYATDVARMIEAPIIHVNGDDPEAVVRVARLAFEYRQTFNKDVVIDLICYRRRGHNEGDNPEFTNPQMYTLIDKKRSVRKLYTESLIGRGDITLEEAEQALQDFQGQLEKVFAEVREATSAPSQPHVPDVQAEFPVAVNTAISSEVVKLIAESQVNIPDEITVHPRLMPQMQRRAASVENGTIDWGMGETLAIGSLLMEGTPVRLAGQDTRRGTFGQRHAVLVDQKTGEDYTPLLYLSDDQARYNVYDSLLSEYAAMGFEYGYSLARPESLVIWEAQFGDFVNGAQTVVDEFISSAEQKWGQTSGVTLLLPHGYEGQGPDHSSARPERFLQMCAQDNMTVAMPTLPSNYFHLLRWQVHNPHHKPLIVFTPKSMLRLKAAASKAEEFTTGGFRPVIGDESVNAEAVRKVVFCAGKLYYDLDAEREKRGDTETAIIRLERLYPLPGAEIQAEIAKYPNAEKYLWAQEEPANQGAWPFIALNLIDHLDLAVGADVPHGERLRRISRRHGSSPAVGSAKRHQAEQAQLVAEVFEA